The bacterium genome has a segment encoding these proteins:
- a CDS encoding ribonuclease HI family protein, with protein MSKHTLPENDNSAEAWIDGASSGNPGPAGAGAVIKVSGRKAGEWQLALGETTNNIAEYQGLLLALRKALEMGIHSLVVYTDSELLFRQMKGIYKVRNPGIAKLYLEVKDLERSFKILRIEHVPRELNKEADRLARKARGG; from the coding sequence ATGAGCAAGCACACACTCCCTGAAAACGACAACTCGGCCGAAGCCTGGATAGACGGAGCGTCAAGCGGCAACCCCGGTCCTGCAGGCGCAGGCGCCGTGATTAAGGTAAGCGGCAGAAAAGCGGGTGAATGGCAGCTTGCGCTCGGCGAGACCACCAACAATATAGCCGAATACCAGGGCCTTCTGCTCGCTTTGAGAAAGGCTTTAGAGATGGGAATACATTCACTCGTCGTATACACCGATAGCGAGCTCCTGTTCAGACAGATGAAGGGAATATACAAGGTAAGAAACCCGGGAATTGCAAAGCTTTATCTTGAAGTAAAGGATCTTGAAAGAAGCTTCAAAATATTGAGGATAGAGCATGTCCCGAGGGAGCTTAACAAGGAAGCAGACAGGCTTGCCCGGAAAGCGAGGGGCGGATAG
- a CDS encoding metal-sulfur cluster assembly factor, translated as MVTKLQVREALKKVIDPEIGLNIVDLGLIYDVQIENDVARVRMTLTVPGCPLSGMLTNQAEKVVRELDGIKDVKIELTWDPPWNPRMMSDEAKRKLGWGGQ; from the coding sequence GTGGTAACTAAATTGCAAGTTAGAGAAGCTCTCAAGAAAGTTATTGATCCGGAAATAGGGTTAAACATAGTAGATCTTGGACTTATCTATGACGTCCAGATAGAAAACGATGTAGCTCGCGTACGCATGACGCTTACAGTGCCGGGCTGCCCTCTGAGTGGAATGCTTACGAATCAGGCTGAGAAGGTCGTTCGGGAGCTTGACGGTATAAAGGACGTAAAAATTGAACTTACATGGGATCCGCCGTGGAACCCCCGCATGATGTCCGATGAAGCCAAGCGCAAGCTGGGCTGGGGCGGACAATAA
- a CDS encoding divalent-cation tolerance protein CutA yields MNFLEVQTTFSSREEAEKVCKALIEERLAACVNLYDTRSMYWWKGMIEEEGEVIAVFKTSEDKYDALSIKLKELHSYEIPMIVAVPIVKGSREYLSWLEESLEQGV; encoded by the coding sequence ATGAATTTTCTAGAAGTTCAGACAACCTTCTCAAGCAGGGAGGAGGCGGAGAAAGTGTGTAAGGCGCTTATTGAAGAGCGCTTGGCAGCATGCGTCAATCTCTACGATACGCGTTCGATGTACTGGTGGAAGGGAATGATTGAGGAAGAGGGAGAGGTAATAGCTGTCTTTAAGACAAGCGAAGACAAGTACGACGCCCTCTCCATAAAATTAAAAGAATTGCATAGTTATGAGATTCCGATGATAGTCGCTGTACCCATCGTAAAGGGGTCTCGAGAATACCTTTCCTGGCTCGAAGAAAGCCTTGAACAAGGAGTATAA
- the lnt gene encoding apolipoprotein N-acyltransferase, translating to MPLFWILDNSKKAFLYGWLFGMGLAAGQMWWIVTQNYPLRPFIRFLLIAGVVLLVAFLGLFQGLFASVTKRLGLWSAPLALPAVEMLRELTDIAFPWELLGYSVTPWPLFTQTASLWGVYGLGSVIMLVNVSLYKLIKEWADRKLRLRWSLALAGTVLFVTGFGAARLLSVQRNSRELKVALLQPNIPTVMKGSLAERDSLVNAMLDQTRDAEKGKPDLILYPETATLADLTRPSRYTDGYLRLADSIDIPVATGIIYWVQEATRWRFANSATVIDKDGRIGKIYIKIRLAPFGETIPFENVLPFLAKIDVQGGHHYRGKEYVVYEDAPVPLSFLICYESIFPLLTRNFVHKGARLLCNVTNDVWFGQAEGPRQHAEMAVLRSVENGVPLIRAANNGISMIVDPYGRVLKQSPLMVKTIVEGKVPLAVGPTIYTVFGFLFPYIAAAAVISLLVVKRVRKGGRTRQQAAREQDSPRQWSQRKRRSS from the coding sequence GTGCCCCTCTTCTGGATTCTCGACAACTCCAAGAAGGCTTTTCTATACGGCTGGCTCTTCGGAATGGGTCTTGCCGCAGGTCAAATGTGGTGGATTGTAACCCAGAATTATCCCTTAAGACCCTTCATACGCTTCCTCTTGATTGCAGGCGTGGTGCTGCTCGTCGCCTTCCTTGGACTCTTCCAGGGACTTTTCGCGTCCGTGACGAAAAGACTCGGGCTGTGGTCAGCCCCTTTAGCGCTGCCAGCCGTAGAGATGCTGAGGGAGCTTACCGATATCGCCTTTCCCTGGGAACTGCTGGGATACAGCGTTACGCCTTGGCCTTTGTTTACTCAGACCGCCTCTCTGTGGGGGGTATACGGTCTGGGTTCAGTAATAATGCTCGTGAACGTTTCCTTGTACAAGCTAATCAAGGAATGGGCAGACCGCAAACTCAGACTGAGATGGTCGTTAGCGCTTGCCGGAACCGTCCTGTTCGTTACAGGGTTCGGAGCCGCACGGCTTCTTAGCGTGCAGAGGAATTCAAGGGAGCTTAAGGTCGCCCTGCTCCAGCCGAACATACCCACAGTCATGAAAGGGTCGCTTGCAGAGCGGGACTCTCTGGTAAACGCAATGCTAGATCAAACAAGGGACGCGGAGAAAGGCAAACCCGATCTTATCTTGTATCCGGAAACCGCAACGCTCGCGGATTTAACAAGACCGTCCAGATACACCGACGGCTATCTCAGGCTGGCTGACAGCATCGATATACCAGTGGCTACCGGAATAATATACTGGGTCCAGGAAGCGACCCGCTGGAGATTTGCAAACTCGGCAACCGTTATCGACAAGGATGGAAGGATAGGAAAAATCTACATAAAGATCAGACTCGCCCCTTTCGGCGAAACGATTCCCTTCGAGAACGTCCTTCCGTTTCTCGCTAAGATTGACGTTCAAGGCGGACATCATTACAGAGGAAAGGAGTATGTGGTGTACGAGGATGCGCCCGTTCCTTTGTCCTTTCTCATCTGCTACGAATCCATATTTCCACTTCTAACGAGAAACTTCGTTCACAAGGGCGCAAGACTCCTCTGCAACGTCACGAACGATGTATGGTTCGGCCAGGCGGAAGGACCACGACAGCACGCGGAGATGGCAGTTCTGCGCTCGGTCGAGAACGGGGTGCCCTTGATAAGAGCGGCAAACAACGGCATTTCTATGATTGTAGACCCTTATGGAAGAGTGCTTAAGCAGAGCCCGTTGATGGTAAAAACAATAGTCGAGGGAAAGGTCCCCCTTGCAGTAGGTCCCACAATATACACCGTTTTCGGATTCCTTTTCCCCTACATTGCGGCGGCTGCCGTGATTTCTCTATTAGTCGTCAAGCGAGTCCGGAAAGGTGGACGAACCAGGCAGCAAGCTGCGAGAGAACAAGATTCCCCTCGACAATGGTCTCAAAGAAAACGTCGGAGTAGTTAG
- the purF gene encoding amidophosphoribosyltransferase, producing the protein MCGVVGILNTEKEAGYDLYEGLLTLQHRGQDAAGIATFDGILHLKKGIGLVQSIFQRRNLERLRGRSGIGQTRYPTIGRGSPEDAQPFYVNYPFGIAMVHNGNVSNFFSLKQELEKVHRRKLNSTSDVESILNVFADELVHQDIDTFTSENLFDAVKGVFDRVRGAYSVITMMGDGSLLAFRDPYGIRPLVMGRKDKSVIFSSETVTFDFLGFHSEGDVEPGEAVHVRADGKVTRKKIAESEHRPCIFEWVYFARPDSVLDGIGVLEARRRLGAFLAKKCLEAGIKPDVVSAVPDTARPAAIAVSEETGWRLSEGLIRNRYIQRTFIMPTQTERRSSVRQKFNPVRSELEGRRVLLVDDTIVRGNTALELIKLVRQAGPREVYYATYGSPLRFPCVYGIDMATREEFIAKDHSVKEIERLIGADRLIYQDYEDMVKAVAGDRKMNFCTACFSGDYPTPVSDEDLDTIAAERNSARPSKKT; encoded by the coding sequence ATGTGCGGGGTTGTAGGAATCCTTAACACGGAAAAGGAGGCGGGATACGATCTTTACGAGGGTCTTTTGACCCTTCAGCACCGCGGCCAGGACGCCGCAGGCATAGCGACTTTCGACGGAATACTCCACTTGAAGAAAGGTATTGGTCTTGTTCAATCTATATTTCAGCGCAGGAACCTTGAAAGGCTGCGCGGCAGATCGGGTATAGGCCAGACCCGTTATCCCACAATCGGCCGCGGCTCGCCAGAGGATGCCCAGCCCTTCTATGTAAACTATCCGTTCGGGATAGCGATGGTTCATAACGGCAATGTCAGCAATTTCTTCTCGCTCAAGCAGGAACTCGAAAAGGTTCACCGCAGGAAGCTCAATTCGACTAGCGACGTGGAATCGATACTGAATGTTTTTGCGGACGAATTGGTTCATCAGGACATCGACACGTTTACTTCGGAGAACCTGTTTGATGCGGTCAAGGGAGTGTTCGACCGCGTTCGCGGAGCATATTCCGTCATAACAATGATGGGCGACGGCAGCCTGCTTGCGTTCAGAGACCCTTACGGCATAAGACCGCTTGTCATGGGCCGAAAGGATAAATCCGTCATCTTTTCATCAGAAACCGTAACTTTTGATTTCCTCGGATTTCACAGCGAGGGAGACGTTGAACCGGGCGAGGCCGTACACGTGAGAGCTGACGGCAAGGTGACGCGGAAGAAAATCGCCGAAAGCGAACACAGACCCTGTATTTTCGAATGGGTTTATTTCGCCAGGCCGGACTCGGTGCTGGACGGTATAGGCGTTCTCGAAGCAAGAAGAAGACTGGGCGCGTTTCTTGCAAAAAAATGCCTGGAGGCAGGCATTAAGCCGGATGTCGTATCCGCGGTTCCGGATACGGCAAGACCGGCAGCCATTGCAGTATCCGAGGAAACAGGATGGCGTCTTTCCGAGGGTCTTATCCGCAACAGATATATACAGAGGACTTTCATAATGCCTACTCAGACCGAGAGGCGTTCGTCCGTCAGGCAGAAGTTCAACCCTGTCAGGAGCGAACTGGAAGGAAGACGCGTTCTCTTAGTGGACGATACTATAGTTCGAGGCAACACCGCTCTCGAACTCATTAAGCTCGTCCGTCAGGCAGGACCTCGGGAGGTCTATTATGCGACCTACGGTTCACCACTTCGATTCCCGTGCGTGTACGGAATAGACATGGCAACAAGGGAAGAGTTCATAGCAAAGGACCATTCCGTTAAGGAGATAGAGCGTCTTATCGGTGCCGACCGATTGATATATCAGGACTACGAAGATATGGTAAAAGCGGTAGCCGGGGACAGGAAGATGAACTTCTGCACAGCCTGCTTTTCCGGAGATTATCCCACTCCAGTTTCGGACGAAGACCTCGACACGATAGCTGCGGAACGCAATTCTGCAAGACCTTCAAAAAAAACGTGA
- the rfbD gene encoding dTDP-4-dehydrorhamnose reductase, translated as MSPLLVTGAKGRLGSALYQYFSSKGEDVVGISREEADLAQKDSLVKLMKRVKPRAILHAAAMTDVDKCELNPEQAYRDNYLATLNLADISHEMKARLVALSTDYVFDGVKPSPYVEDDLPNPVNVYGRTKLDAEEAVKSVLTDYLIIRVSWLFGGKGDFVSFVKNTVSEGKVLKLVSDHRGCPSYISDLLPALELLLTSGAIGVYHLTNSGYCTRYQMGQEILRLIGSDAIPWEATSEEVGFVAKRPKQSVLSCVKYEKMSAEPIRTWQEALYAYVKNTGKG; from the coding sequence ATGTCGCCTCTTCTTGTAACCGGTGCAAAAGGAAGACTGGGTTCAGCTCTTTACCAGTACTTCTCATCGAAGGGTGAAGATGTGGTCGGCATCTCGCGTGAGGAAGCAGACCTGGCCCAAAAGGATAGCTTGGTAAAACTCATGAAAAGGGTTAAACCAAGAGCGATATTACATGCCGCAGCAATGACGGACGTGGATAAGTGCGAACTAAATCCGGAACAAGCTTACAGGGATAATTATCTGGCAACCCTTAACTTAGCCGATATCTCACATGAAATGAAAGCGCGACTTGTTGCATTAAGCACCGATTACGTTTTTGACGGTGTAAAACCTTCGCCTTACGTCGAGGACGACCTACCAAATCCAGTAAACGTCTACGGCAGAACTAAGCTGGATGCGGAGGAGGCAGTCAAATCGGTGCTTACCGATTATCTTATTATCAGGGTTTCGTGGCTTTTTGGAGGAAAGGGCGATTTTGTTTCGTTCGTCAAAAATACGGTGTCGGAAGGCAAGGTTTTGAAGTTGGTAAGCGACCACAGAGGTTGTCCTTCTTACATAAGCGATTTGCTTCCGGCCCTGGAGTTGCTATTAACTTCGGGCGCGATAGGCGTTTATCATCTGACGAATTCAGGATATTGTACCAGGTACCAGATGGGTCAGGAGATTCTCAGATTGATTGGTTCGGATGCTATCCCCTGGGAGGCTACTTCCGAAGAAGTGGGTTTTGTGGCAAAAAGGCCTAAACAATCGGTTCTTTCGTGCGTCAAATATGAAAAAATGAGCGCCGAACCTATCCGAACCTGGCAGGAAGCCTTGTATGCTTACGTTAAGAACACCGGCAAAGGTTAA
- a CDS encoding Gfo/Idh/MocA family oxidoreductase: protein MADKLRIAVVGCGSRAQTVHLPYLKKNPRVIIRAICDSDEAKLSWLADRYHPEVATTDYNEILRDKETDAVVISSPNYLHHPMAVAALDYSKHVLVEMPMALDEAHARELISHSRNRKRVLAVAHTEHFRPDAILMRQLVERNEIGQVTYAKTGWLRSAQKWSLVGWRREKLYSGGGAFLTLGVPLLDLSLFILGDREPCSISGMAFKRDPEMEVEDSAVAQLRFADNTVLTIEVSWIIHELRDILYFNIYGTKGAALLAPFEIHKEMFSRLVNVAPALNKKNVYPSSYQTQANAFVSAALKNTKYPVPLEDALLLNRITDAFYKSVKERKEVSLSSRKR, encoded by the coding sequence ATGGCCGATAAACTAAGAATTGCGGTTGTCGGATGCGGCTCAAGGGCTCAAACCGTACACCTGCCGTATCTCAAGAAAAACCCCAGAGTCATCATCAGGGCTATATGCGATTCGGACGAGGCAAAACTTTCCTGGCTTGCCGACCGCTACCATCCTGAAGTTGCTACCACCGATTACAACGAAATCTTAAGGGACAAGGAGACGGATGCGGTGGTCATCAGTTCGCCGAACTACCTGCATCACCCAATGGCTGTAGCGGCGCTCGACTACTCAAAGCACGTGCTTGTCGAGATGCCTATGGCGCTCGATGAAGCGCATGCGCGCGAACTGATTTCTCATTCCAGGAACCGCAAAAGGGTTCTTGCAGTCGCCCATACCGAACATTTCAGACCCGACGCGATACTGATGCGACAGCTTGTTGAACGCAACGAAATAGGACAGGTGACGTACGCAAAGACAGGATGGCTGCGTTCTGCCCAGAAATGGAGTCTCGTGGGCTGGCGCAGGGAAAAGCTTTATTCAGGCGGCGGCGCATTCCTGACTCTTGGAGTACCGCTCCTTGATCTTTCGCTCTTTATACTCGGAGACAGGGAACCCTGCTCAATATCGGGCATGGCGTTCAAGCGCGATCCCGAGATGGAGGTCGAGGATTCAGCGGTCGCCCAGTTGAGGTTCGCGGATAACACCGTGCTTACCATTGAGGTAAGCTGGATAATACACGAACTGCGCGACATACTCTACTTCAATATCTACGGAACAAAGGGAGCCGCTCTGCTCGCACCATTCGAGATACACAAGGAGATGTTCTCAAGGCTCGTCAACGTAGCACCCGCTTTGAACAAGAAAAACGTGTATCCCTCATCATATCAGACACAGGCAAACGCCTTCGTCTCGGCTGCGCTCAAGAACACAAAATACCCGGTTCCTCTGGAGGACGCCCTGCTCCTCAACAGGATTACGGACGCTTTCTACAAATCGGTCAAGGAAAGAAAGGAAGTCTCATTAAGCTCCAGGAAACGCTGA
- a CDS encoding phosphoribosylglycinamide formyltransferase, with the protein MNKARLAILASGRGTNAVRLIEASKEGFFPAEVAAVISDVKDAPVLAKAKELGVEALHLEPGPKKTYLVPEVEKEWVRVLKEYRVDYILLAGFMRVLKRAFFESFANRIINIHPSLLPSFRGLDAQSQALDFGVKVSGATVHFVDDSLDSGPIIMQEPVEVREDDTVHTLSKRILEAEHRIYPEAVKLLVEGRLEIKGRKVKILKEEHGR; encoded by the coding sequence ATGAACAAGGCACGTCTGGCAATACTCGCATCAGGCAGAGGAACGAACGCTGTCAGATTAATAGAAGCTTCAAAGGAAGGTTTCTTTCCTGCGGAAGTGGCAGCAGTAATCTCGGACGTCAAGGATGCACCCGTTCTCGCAAAGGCCAAAGAACTTGGCGTTGAAGCGCTTCATCTGGAACCGGGGCCCAAAAAGACCTACCTAGTTCCTGAAGTTGAGAAGGAGTGGGTAAGGGTGTTGAAGGAGTACCGCGTTGATTACATACTGCTTGCGGGTTTCATGAGGGTCTTAAAGCGGGCTTTTTTTGAAAGCTTCGCAAACCGGATAATCAACATTCATCCTTCTCTTCTTCCCTCTTTCAGGGGTCTTGACGCCCAGAGCCAGGCCTTGGATTTCGGAGTCAAGGTCTCGGGCGCAACCGTTCATTTCGTGGATGATTCGCTGGACTCCGGACCAATAATAATGCAGGAACCGGTTGAGGTGCGCGAAGACGATACCGTCCACACTCTTTCGAAAAGGATTCTGGAAGCCGAGCACAGAATCTATCCGGAGGCGGTAAAATTGCTTGTGGAAGGCAGACTCGAAATAAAAGGACGCAAAGTGAAGATACTTAAGGAGGAGCATGGCCGATAA
- the ispE gene encoding 4-(cytidine 5'-diphospho)-2-C-methyl-D-erythritol kinase encodes MLTLRTPAKVNIGLWVEKKRPDGYHDLRSLFIPIELFDKLSFTIQTKGIELLCDEPHVPCDSTNLVWKAADLFFTYTGVRSGVIIRLQKEIPVGHGLGGGSSDAAATLVGLNRLFSAKLTIDELFSLALEVGMDCPFFLSPKPSLALGRGEDLFDLEIESFDLQLYLPGFGVSTPWAYKNLERLTNGEDACKLLLKALLERRYKELRKWLYNTFEEVVYRRHPELSNIIDWFYKEGAWFAGLSGSGSALYAAFPPDVEIVLPEGTAGCLLRVKTLEKWGVV; translated from the coding sequence ATGCTTACGTTAAGAACACCGGCAAAGGTTAATATTGGTCTCTGGGTCGAAAAAAAGAGACCGGACGGATACCACGATCTTCGTTCTCTTTTTATCCCTATAGAACTCTTCGATAAGTTGAGTTTTACTATCCAGACAAAGGGAATTGAGCTTTTATGCGATGAACCTCACGTACCGTGCGATTCTACAAATCTTGTGTGGAAGGCAGCCGACCTTTTTTTTACATATACCGGCGTCAGATCAGGCGTGATAATTAGACTCCAAAAGGAAATTCCTGTTGGCCATGGACTTGGAGGCGGTTCATCTGATGCCGCAGCTACCCTTGTGGGTTTGAATCGATTGTTTTCGGCAAAACTTACTATTGATGAATTGTTCTCGCTGGCTCTAGAAGTCGGAATGGATTGTCCTTTTTTTCTTTCGCCGAAACCGTCGCTCGCTCTAGGAAGAGGGGAGGACCTTTTTGATCTGGAAATCGAATCCTTCGATCTCCAGCTCTATCTTCCAGGGTTTGGTGTATCTACACCGTGGGCGTACAAGAACCTTGAACGGTTGACAAACGGCGAAGATGCGTGTAAACTTCTGCTTAAGGCTCTTCTGGAACGGCGATACAAAGAACTCAGAAAGTGGCTTTACAATACTTTCGAGGAAGTAGTTTACAGAAGACACCCCGAACTTTCTAACATCATAGACTGGTTTTACAAAGAAGGTGCGTGGTTTGCAGGTTTATCCGGGAGCGGTTCGGCGCTCTATGCAGCCTTTCCGCCCGATGTTGAGATTGTATTGCCGGAAGGCACAGCGGGATGTTTATTGCGTGTAAAGACGTTAGAGAAATGGGGCGTCGTCTAA
- a CDS encoding ribose-phosphate pyrophosphokinase has translation MKVFCGNSVPHLARAICDELEIDLGQATVDHFKDGEIRVKIEENIRGVDVFIIQSTQPPSENLMELLLMLDACMRASASRITAVIPYYGYARQDKKDEPRVPITAKLVADLIMKAGASRVLALELHAEQIQGFFSIPVDHLYATPVFAEFFKKRNLSSYVVVAPDAGGAKRARGYARRLGGLPMAIVDKRREEKDRPEALNLVGDVDGKTCLLFDDIVSTGNTLLESAGLLMKRGAKEVRVAATHGVFAGEAIEKLSSSPIKEVVVTDSLPLRERLRGDKFQLLSVAGLLAETIRRIHNGESVSALFV, from the coding sequence ATGAAGGTTTTTTGCGGTAACTCTGTTCCGCATCTTGCCAGAGCTATTTGCGATGAACTTGAGATAGACCTTGGTCAGGCGACAGTAGATCATTTCAAGGATGGCGAGATTCGCGTTAAAATCGAGGAGAATATTCGCGGAGTGGATGTATTTATCATTCAATCCACACAACCGCCTTCCGAAAATCTTATGGAGCTTCTTTTGATGCTTGACGCGTGCATGAGAGCGTCCGCCTCGAGAATCACCGCAGTCATACCTTACTATGGTTACGCAAGGCAGGATAAGAAGGATGAACCGCGAGTCCCGATTACTGCCAAGCTTGTGGCCGATCTCATAATGAAAGCGGGCGCCAGCAGGGTGCTTGCGCTTGAACTTCATGCCGAACAGATACAGGGGTTTTTCTCCATCCCGGTTGACCATCTTTACGCCACGCCCGTATTTGCCGAGTTCTTCAAGAAACGCAACCTTTCTTCCTATGTCGTGGTTGCTCCGGATGCGGGAGGCGCAAAGCGAGCAAGGGGATACGCACGCAGATTGGGCGGTCTGCCGATGGCCATAGTGGATAAACGCAGGGAAGAAAAGGACAGGCCTGAAGCCCTTAATCTCGTCGGCGATGTAGATGGAAAGACGTGTCTTCTTTTTGATGATATTGTCAGCACGGGTAACACTCTCCTTGAATCGGCAGGCCTTCTCATGAAACGCGGAGCTAAAGAGGTCAGGGTCGCAGCTACGCATGGTGTGTTTGCAGGAGAGGCTATTGAGAAACTTTCGTCCTCTCCTATAAAAGAAGTTGTCGTTACCGATTCACTGCCGCTTCGTGAACGCCTTCGGGGAGATAAGTTCCAGCTTCTTTCAGTGGCTGGTCTTCTTGCAGAGACAATACGTCGCATACACAACGGAGAATCGGTTAGTGCATTATTTGTTTAA
- the ispH gene encoding 4-hydroxy-3-methylbut-2-enyl diphosphate reductase translates to MKIKVARTSGFCYGVRRAVNLAFEEAIHGDNLYTLGELIHNPQVLEILKQRGVRIAKKIEDIPESATVIIRSHGVTPQAKAALRNRSLKIIDATCPKVARVQQLAERAVRLGMHVILFGDSEHSEVKAIAAHAEGRTSIVKDRKELDAVISTIPTSDKISFMAQTTQNIALWKELVTHLLALRPDAEIYETICGATDERQNEVRRLAREVDALVIVGGFQSANTQRLVEISKNEGIPAFQVETEADLPRKELARFETVGVAAGASTPSWMIRRILHSLDVTVAVKPSFLLFLLEFWRFIVRSNILVAFGAAQLLYAASRLQGIEPELPYQIIVAAYIFAMHLLNHFTDRFTTEINYPARVGFYERFRRLLLTLGIVATASSLVFAYFLGPLAFIIIFAMSLLGLVYRMELFKIGRVGPRRLMDIPGSKDLFLGMAWTVIIALLVVPASGSRFTPATGIAAFFVFSLAFTRSLVYSIRDVQGDRMVGRETVAVLVGESRTRRLGAFVLALSACSMVFSFILGWTSAVSLFLIVNLVYAFIALWLTRSESNYSDVFFETIVEGNLVLSQLAAWFVHLSGLA, encoded by the coding sequence GTGAAGATTAAAGTAGCAAGAACCTCAGGTTTTTGCTACGGGGTTCGGCGCGCTGTAAACCTAGCATTCGAAGAGGCCATACACGGCGACAACCTCTATACTCTTGGTGAGCTGATTCACAATCCGCAGGTGCTTGAGATTCTTAAACAGAGGGGGGTCAGAATAGCAAAAAAGATAGAGGATATTCCAGAATCGGCAACCGTAATAATAAGGTCTCACGGCGTGACCCCGCAGGCTAAAGCGGCTCTCAGAAATAGAAGCTTAAAGATAATCGACGCGACATGCCCGAAGGTCGCAAGGGTTCAACAACTGGCCGAAAGAGCCGTGAGATTGGGCATGCACGTCATACTCTTCGGCGACAGCGAGCATTCAGAAGTGAAGGCGATTGCCGCGCATGCCGAGGGAAGAACGAGCATTGTAAAAGACAGAAAAGAACTAGATGCCGTTATCTCAACAATCCCGACTTCAGATAAGATTTCCTTCATGGCCCAGACTACTCAGAACATAGCGCTCTGGAAGGAGCTTGTGACCCATCTTCTGGCTCTAAGACCTGACGCCGAGATATATGAAACAATATGCGGTGCGACGGACGAGCGGCAGAATGAGGTCCGCAGACTCGCAAGGGAGGTCGATGCTCTGGTCATAGTAGGCGGTTTCCAGAGCGCCAACACTCAAAGACTGGTTGAGATATCGAAGAATGAAGGGATACCTGCTTTCCAGGTTGAAACGGAAGCCGATCTGCCTCGTAAGGAATTGGCTCGCTTCGAAACCGTTGGCGTTGCCGCGGGAGCCTCGACTCCATCTTGGATGATAAGAAGGATTCTTCATTCCCTCGACGTCACGGTCGCGGTAAAACCTTCTTTTCTATTGTTCTTGCTTGAATTCTGGAGGTTTATTGTTCGCAGCAATATCCTGGTTGCGTTTGGAGCGGCGCAGCTGTTGTATGCCGCGTCGCGTCTTCAGGGTATTGAACCTGAACTGCCCTATCAGATAATAGTGGCCGCATACATCTTTGCCATGCATCTTTTAAACCATTTCACAGACCGTTTCACTACGGAGATTAACTATCCTGCAAGGGTGGGATTCTACGAGCGATTCAGAAGACTTCTTTTGACCCTCGGGATTGTTGCGACGGCATCGTCACTCGTTTTCGCGTACTTCCTTGGCCCGCTGGCGTTCATCATTATATTCGCCATGTCCCTCCTCGGTCTTGTATACCGCATGGAGCTTTTCAAGATAGGAAGAGTCGGACCGCGAAGGCTCATGGATATCCCGGGCTCAAAAGACTTGTTCCTCGGCATGGCTTGGACCGTAATAATCGCGCTGCTGGTGGTTCCAGCCAGCGGATCCCGCTTTACTCCGGCCACAGGAATCGCAGCGTTCTTCGTATTCAGCCTCGCATTCACGCGCTCGCTTGTCTACAGCATCAGGGACGTCCAGGGCGACAGGATGGTCGGCAGGGAAACTGTGGCAGTTCTCGTCGGAGAAAGCAGGACAAGAAGGCTCGGCGCTTTTGTTCTCGCGCTGTCCGCATGCTCTATGGTCTTCTCCTTCATCCTTGGCTGGACTTCTGCGGTATCCCTTTTCCTCATAGTCAACCTGGTTTACGCCTTTATTGCATTATGGCTGACCAGAAGCGAATCTAACTACTCCGACGTTTTCTTTGAGACCATTGTCGAGGGGAATCTTGTTCTCTCGCAGCTTGCTGCCTGGTTCGTCCACCTTTCCGGACTCGCTTGA
- a CDS encoding Rrf2 family transcriptional regulator — MNKLNTTVRYAVRATLALADSNEKPLSIKNISEIEGLSVKYLEQLFLKLRKAGLVKSLRGMHGGYFLARSAEKISLGDIIRAVQNDGISVSPCSRRKGSCERQKECRARNYWCKLQDLLDEFFNNTTLATLIQ; from the coding sequence GTGAACAAGTTAAATACTACAGTACGATATGCTGTAAGGGCTACGCTTGCTCTTGCGGACAGTAACGAAAAACCACTCTCAATAAAAAACATATCCGAGATTGAAGGTTTATCTGTTAAATATCTTGAACAGCTTTTCCTGAAGCTTCGTAAAGCAGGTTTAGTCAAAAGCTTAAGGGGAATGCACGGCGGATACTTTCTTGCCCGTTCAGCAGAAAAAATAAGCCTGGGCGATATCATCAGGGCTGTGCAGAACGATGGTATCTCAGTATCTCCATGTTCAAGAAGAAAGGGTAGTTGCGAACGTCAAAAGGAGTGCAGAGCCAGAAACTACTGGTGCAAACTCCAGGATCTGCTTGATGAATTCTTCAACAATACTACACTTGCCACGCTGATCCAATGA